Proteins encoded by one window of Erwinia pyrifoliae DSM 12163:
- the symE gene encoding endoribonuclease SymE: MAXTHHKPETRTPTTSRSYTVGXVRDSGTFEPFPAVTLKGGWLREAGFDTGTAVNVRVLPDCLILTVKPPSAEPEIMQALRQVCGKLSARKQRQIEEFIQVIAGPQKRQG, from the coding sequence ATGGCTGANACACATCATAAGCCAGAGACACGCACACCCACAACATCAAGGAGTTATACCGTGGGCTANGTCCGGGATTCGGGCACCTTTGAGCCGTTCCCCGCCGTGACCCTGAAGGGCGGCTGGCTGAGGGAAGCGGGGTTTGATACCGGCACGGCGGTGAACGTGCGGGTGCTGCCGGACTGTCTGATACTGACGGTTAAACCGCCATCAGCGGAGCCGGAGATAATGCAGGCGCTGCGCCAGGTGTGCGGCAAGCTGTCCGCCCGCAAGCAGCGGCAGATAGAGGAGTTTATTCAGGTGATTGCGGGACCGCAGAAGCGACAGGGGTAA
- a CDS encoding helix-turn-helix domain-containing protein, which produces MADMTDELMQTEEQRRAFGKRLKELRNQQRRTQKEVAALIGLQLSQYNKYESGMHIPPAEKLIQLAELFTTTIDYXLLGSHHEQLPISNTRLMERFRALAQCQPEEQETVIKLIDAVIVXHRVESAIRPVDRDRSR; this is translated from the coding sequence ATGGCGGATATGACAGATGAGCTTATGCAGACTGAAGAACAACGGCGGGCTTTTGGTAAACGGCTGAAGGAACTACGTAACCAGCAGCGGCGTACGCAGAAGGAAGTGGCCGCCCTGATTGGGTTGCAGCTTTCGCAGTACAACAAGTATGAGTCCGGGATGCACATTCCCCCGGCTGAGAAGCTGATACAGCTGGCGGAGTTGTTTACCACGACCATTGATTATNTGTTGCTCGGCTCGCATCACGAGCAGTTGCCGATTAGCAACACGCGGCTGATGGAGCGGTTCAGGGCGCTGGCACAGTGCCAGCCGGAAGAGCAGGAGACGGTCATTAAGCTGATTGATGCGGTGATTGTAAANCACCGGGTGGAGTCTGCGATACGACCCGTCGATCGGGACAGAAGCCGCTAA